In Macadamia integrifolia cultivar HAES 741 chromosome 1, SCU_Mint_v3, whole genome shotgun sequence, a single window of DNA contains:
- the LOC122073211 gene encoding uncharacterized protein LOC122073211, with protein sequence MGEVDEAALRLEQCGVAEVNTRKTAKGEGVEIFKGRVYKDRMLPMMDKIKACLQGWKGKLLLMTGQVELSKFVVAGMLLQNFIVYWWLEMVIKTVQKWTWNYIMTGEIELTKKFMVKRANVYKPKKEGGLEICRLEEVNGAHLCKLVWQVKHGDTTVSRFLKARFVIVIAQ encoded by the exons ATGGGGGAGGTTGATGAAGCAGCCTTGAGGCTGGAACAATGTGGGGTTGCGGAGGTCAATACCAGGAAGACTGCTAAAGGGGAAG GGGTGGAGATATTCAAGGGGCGTGTCTATAAGGACAGAATGCTCCCTATGATGGATAAGATTAAGGCTTGTCTTCAGGGGTGGAAGGGAAAATTGCTTTTGATGACTGGACAGGTGGAGCTTTCCAAGTTTGTGGTGGCAGGAATGTTGCTGCAAAATTTTATAGTATATTGGTGGCTAGAGATGGTGATTAAAACAGTACAAAAATGGACATGGAATTATATCATGACAGGAGAGATTgagttaacaaaaaaatttatggTGAAAAGGGCAAATGTCTACAAGCCTAAGAAGGAGGGAGGGCTCGAGATTTGTCGATTAGAGGAGGTTAATGGTGCTCACCTCTGCAAGTTAGTGTGGCAGGTGAAGCATGGTGATACAACTGTGAGCCGTTTTCTAAAAGCTAGATTTGTAATCGTGATAGCACAATAA